The proteins below come from a single Cylindrospermopsis raciborskii Cr2010 genomic window:
- a CDS encoding citrate synthase, with translation MTVCEYKPGLEGIPAAQSSISYVDGQKGVLEYRGIRIEELAGKSTFLETAYLLIWGKLPTKEELVDFEKEIASHRRIKYRIRDMMKCFPESGHPMDALQASAAALGLFYSRRDLHNPVYIRDAVVRLIATIPTMVAAFQLMRKGNDPVKPRDDLNYAANFLYMLNEKEPDPLAARIFDICLILHVEHTMNASTFSARVTASTLTDPYAVVASAVGTLGGPLHGGANEEVIQMLEEIGSVDNVAPYLEDRLQKKAKIMGFGHRVYKVKDPRATILQDLALQLFDKFGSDKYYAIAQEVERIMTEKVGNKGIYPNVDFYSGLVYRKMGIPTDLFTPVFAIARVAGWLAHWKEQLEENRIFRPTQVYNGLHGIAYTAIDQR, from the coding sequence ATGACGGTGTGCGAGTATAAGCCAGGTTTAGAAGGAATTCCTGCAGCCCAGTCTAGTATTAGCTATGTAGACGGGCAAAAGGGAGTTTTAGAGTATCGTGGCATTAGAATTGAGGAACTGGCAGGTAAAAGTACCTTCTTAGAAACTGCCTATCTCCTCATCTGGGGAAAACTACCCACTAAGGAGGAACTAGTAGACTTTGAAAAGGAGATTGCCAGCCATAGACGGATAAAATACCGTATTCGAGATATGATGAAATGCTTTCCTGAAAGCGGACATCCAATGGATGCTTTACAAGCTTCAGCAGCAGCATTAGGATTATTCTACTCTCGTCGAGATCTCCATAATCCGGTATACATCCGGGATGCAGTAGTGCGGTTAATAGCCACAATCCCTACCATGGTAGCGGCATTTCAACTAATGCGCAAGGGAAATGATCCAGTTAAACCCAGAGATGATCTAAATTATGCTGCCAACTTCTTGTACATGCTCAATGAAAAAGAGCCTGATCCCTTAGCGGCAAGAATTTTCGATATTTGCTTAATTCTTCATGTTGAGCATACCATGAACGCGTCTACTTTTAGTGCACGAGTCACAGCTTCCACACTAACTGATCCCTATGCTGTTGTAGCTAGTGCGGTGGGTACTTTGGGTGGACCATTACATGGGGGTGCTAATGAAGAAGTTATACAGATGTTAGAAGAAATTGGCTCTGTAGATAATGTTGCGCCCTATTTAGAAGACCGTCTGCAAAAAAAAGCCAAAATTATGGGGTTCGGACATCGTGTCTACAAAGTTAAAGACCCCAGAGCCACAATTCTACAAGATTTGGCTCTACAACTATTCGATAAGTTTGGATCTGACAAATATTATGCTATTGCTCAAGAAGTAGAAAGAATCATGACCGAGAAAGTTGGCAATAAGGGAATATATCCTAACGTTGACTTCTATTCCGGTTTAGTGTACAGAAAGATGGGCATTCCGACAGACTTATTTACGCCCGTATTTGCGATCGCTCGTGTTGCTGGTTGGTTAGCCCACTGGAAAGAACAACTAGAAGAAAATCGCATTTTCCGTCCCACCCAGGTTTATAACGGTCTACATGGAATAGCTTACACTGCTATAGATCAGCGTTGA
- the ndhI gene encoding NAD(P)H-quinone oxidoreductase subunit I gives MLKFLKQVGDYAKEAVQSARYIGQGLAVTFDHMQRRPVTVQYPYEKLIPGERFRGRIHYEFDKCIACEVCVRVCPINLPVVDWEMDKATKKKKLKHYSIDFGVCIFCGNCVEYCPTNCLSMTEEYELATYDRHELNYDSVALGRLPYKVTNDPMVTPLRELVYLPKGVTEPHGVPADAPRAGSLPQDLVESGRE, from the coding sequence ATGCTAAAGTTCCTCAAACAAGTTGGTGATTACGCCAAAGAAGCAGTACAATCGGCCCGTTATATCGGACAAGGTTTAGCAGTAACCTTTGATCACATGCAACGGCGTCCTGTTACCGTACAATACCCTTATGAAAAATTGATTCCTGGTGAGCGGTTTCGCGGTAGAATTCACTATGAATTTGATAAATGCATCGCCTGTGAGGTTTGTGTCAGGGTTTGTCCCATTAACCTACCGGTGGTGGATTGGGAAATGGACAAAGCTACCAAGAAGAAAAAGCTTAAACACTACAGTATAGACTTTGGAGTTTGTATTTTCTGTGGTAATTGTGTAGAATACTGTCCTACCAATTGTTTATCCATGACAGAAGAATATGAATTAGCCACCTACGATCGCCATGAACTCAACTATGATAGTGTTGCGCTTGGAAGGTTACCATACAAAGTCACCAATGACCCCATGGTGACACCGCTGCGGGAACTAGTTTATCTACCCAAGGGAGTTACTGAACCCCATGGAGTCCCTGCTGATGCTCCTCGTGCTGGTTCCCTTCCACAAGACTTAGTGGAAAGTGGTCGTGAGTAG
- the nuoH gene encoding NADH-quinone oxidoreductase subunit NuoH produces MNAGIDLQGTFIQSVKDLGIPAGVAKAIWMPLPMILMLIGATVGVLVATWLERKISAAVQQRIGPEYQGPFGLLVPVADGLKLIFKEDIVPAKADAWLFTLGPIIVVIPVFLSFLIVPFGENIVITNVGLGVFLWIALSSIQPIGLLMAGYASNNKYSLLGGLRAAAQSISYEIPLALSVLAIVMMSNSLSTIDIVNQQSHLGILGWNVWRQPLGFIIFWIAALAECERLPFDLPEAEEELVAGYQTEYAGMKFGLFYLGSYINLILSALLVAILYLGGWHLPIPVSLLGQWLGLSETSSILQVITAALGITMTVLKAYFLVFLAILIRWTVPRVRIDQLLDLGWKFLLPIGLVNLLLTAALKLAFPSVFGG; encoded by the coding sequence ATGAATGCAGGAATAGACCTCCAAGGAACTTTTATTCAATCGGTGAAGGATTTAGGAATCCCAGCCGGGGTAGCCAAAGCTATTTGGATGCCATTGCCGATGATCTTAATGTTGATTGGGGCCACAGTAGGCGTATTAGTTGCTACTTGGCTAGAGCGGAAGATATCCGCTGCTGTACAGCAAAGAATTGGTCCAGAATATCAAGGTCCATTTGGTTTGCTAGTACCTGTAGCCGATGGTCTAAAACTGATATTTAAAGAAGACATAGTACCAGCGAAAGCAGATGCCTGGTTATTCACTTTAGGACCGATTATTGTCGTAATCCCGGTATTTTTGTCATTTTTGATAGTACCGTTTGGGGAAAATATCGTCATCACTAATGTTGGTCTAGGTGTGTTTTTATGGATTGCCCTATCAAGTATTCAGCCCATAGGGTTACTAATGGCTGGTTACGCATCTAATAACAAATACTCCTTGTTGGGGGGACTTAGAGCAGCAGCACAATCCATCAGTTATGAAATACCCCTAGCATTGAGCGTTTTGGCCATAGTCATGATGTCCAATAGCTTAAGCACAATTGATATAGTCAACCAACAATCTCACCTGGGGATTTTAGGTTGGAACGTTTGGAGACAACCACTGGGTTTTATCATCTTCTGGATTGCAGCTTTGGCGGAGTGCGAACGTTTACCCTTTGACCTACCAGAAGCAGAAGAAGAACTAGTAGCTGGATATCAAACCGAATATGCGGGAATGAAATTCGGTTTATTTTACCTAGGTTCCTACATTAACCTCATCCTCTCCGCCCTACTAGTAGCAATTTTATACTTGGGAGGTTGGCATTTACCCATACCAGTTAGCCTCCTAGGTCAATGGTTAGGACTGAGTGAAACCAGCTCGATTTTACAAGTCATCACAGCGGCTTTAGGTATTACCATGACGGTGTTAAAGGCTTACTTTTTGGTATTCCTAGCCATTTTAATTCGCTGGACAGTGCCCAGGGTAAGAATTGACCAGTTATTAGATTTGGGGTGGAAATTTCTACTGCCAATTGGATTAGTCAACCTGCTGTTAACCGCAGCTCTTAAATTAGCCTTTCCCAGTGTTTTCGGTGGTTAA
- the sixA gene encoding phosphohistidine phosphatase SixA yields MYLYLIRHGIAQEHQLDIKDEERSLTIEGKKKMEKIAQRLIQLKFKFDLILTSPLVRARQTAEILMQAGLGSQLETSLHLSWEGNVHNWIQEWLEPRRHDQKYDQQTHLALVGHEPCLSSWAEILVWGEAKEKLILKKAGMIGIEVPDNGSIVGHGQMFWLTPPRYLL; encoded by the coding sequence ATGTACTTATACCTAATCCGTCATGGTATTGCTCAGGAACATCAATTAGATATTAAAGACGAAGAGCGATCGCTTACTATAGAAGGGAAAAAGAAGATGGAAAAAATTGCCCAAAGACTAATCCAACTCAAATTTAAATTCGATTTAATCTTAACTAGTCCTTTAGTTCGCGCCAGACAAACAGCGGAAATACTTATGCAAGCTGGACTGGGTTCCCAATTAGAAACTTCATTACATTTGAGCTGGGAAGGGAATGTTCACAATTGGATACAAGAATGGTTAGAACCGAGAAGACATGATCAAAAATATGATCAGCAAACTCATTTAGCATTAGTGGGACATGAACCCTGTTTAAGCAGTTGGGCAGAAATTCTTGTTTGGGGAGAAGCAAAAGAAAAACTCATCCTCAAAAAAGCAGGTATGATAGGAATAGAAGTGCCAGATAATGGCTCTATAGTGGGTCATGGTCAAATGTTTTGGTTGACACCCCCAAGATACCTGCTATAA
- a CDS encoding cobyrinate a,c-diamide synthase, whose protein sequence is MTVIIAGERSGVGKTTVTLSLLSSLCRQGVSVQSFKVGPDYIDPMFHQYVTNQPCRNLDAVLTSEGYIQKCFKLHSEKSEYALIEGVMGLFDGVGASSLIIDNNSDRINYPVDFASTAHVARLLDIPVILVIDCGRLSGSVAAIAHGYCHLDPRIKIAGLVLNRVGSDRHLSLLKSSLKNLGLPIVGVLKREDNISIPDRHLGLVPTGELTALDRVIDQLAKLGDNCFDWELLLPLLRVNQLKEPKLANLGNLNEANGNLQELDDKIRIAVAWDKAFNFYYQDNLDLLQELGAELVFWSPINDDQLPKNIQGMYFGGGFPEVFAQELEANIQVIHQVKNIILSGIPTIAECGGLMYLCESIIDFDNQAWSMVGIIPTSAKMDKKLTLGYRRAVVLENSFLHHGGKNIYGHEFHRSCLNSETTYPLFNTFRYDCEENMGWEGWNLPNVHASYIHQHWGESIEIPQNFLRECLKFLKTRGKM, encoded by the coding sequence ATGACCGTGATTATTGCTGGAGAGCGGAGTGGGGTGGGTAAAACTACTGTAACACTCTCACTTTTATCATCCCTGTGTCGTCAGGGAGTTAGTGTTCAATCTTTTAAGGTTGGTCCGGATTATATTGATCCTATGTTTCATCAATATGTAACCAATCAACCCTGTCGTAATTTAGATGCGGTTTTGACCTCTGAGGGGTATATTCAAAAATGCTTTAAACTTCACAGCGAAAAATCTGAATATGCTTTGATTGAAGGAGTAATGGGTTTATTCGACGGCGTAGGTGCTTCGTCACTAATTATTGATAATAACAGTGATAGGATTAATTACCCGGTGGATTTTGCCAGTACCGCTCATGTGGCTAGATTATTAGATATTCCCGTCATATTAGTGATTGACTGTGGTCGTCTCTCTGGTTCTGTAGCTGCTATTGCTCATGGTTACTGTCATTTAGATCCCAGAATAAAAATTGCTGGATTGGTATTGAATAGGGTGGGGAGCGATCGCCATTTATCTTTATTAAAAAGTTCCCTAAAAAATCTTGGTTTACCTATTGTTGGTGTACTAAAAAGGGAAGATAATATAAGCATTCCTGATCGTCATTTGGGTTTAGTGCCCACAGGAGAATTAACCGCCCTAGACAGGGTGATTGACCAGTTGGCAAAGTTAGGAGATAATTGTTTTGATTGGGAATTATTATTACCACTGTTGCGAGTGAATCAGCTCAAGGAACCTAAATTAGCCAATCTAGGTAATTTAAATGAAGCGAATGGTAATCTTCAAGAATTAGATGATAAAATTAGAATTGCCGTAGCCTGGGATAAAGCCTTTAACTTCTATTATCAAGACAACCTAGACCTATTGCAGGAACTGGGAGCAGAATTAGTATTTTGGAGTCCCATCAATGATGATCAATTACCCAAAAATATTCAGGGGATGTATTTTGGCGGTGGTTTTCCCGAAGTATTTGCCCAAGAACTAGAGGCCAATATTCAGGTAATTCACCAGGTGAAGAATATAATCTTATCCGGAATACCAACCATCGCAGAATGTGGAGGTTTAATGTATTTATGTGAAAGCATCATTGACTTTGATAATCAAGCCTGGTCTATGGTAGGAATAATACCAACATCGGCGAAAATGGATAAAAAACTAACTCTAGGTTATCGTCGCGCAGTAGTTTTAGAAAACAGTTTTTTACACCATGGGGGAAAAAATATTTATGGACACGAGTTTCATCGTTCTTGTTTAAATAGTGAAACCACATATCCCTTATTTAATACTTTTCGTTATGACTGTGAAGAAAATATGGGATGGGAAGGATGGAATTTACCTAATGTGCACGCTTCTTATATACATCAACACTGGGGTGAGAGTATAGAGATTCCCCAAAACTTTTTGCGAGAATGTCTAAAGTTTTTAAAAACCAGAGGTAAAATGTAG